TTAGAGATGGCTTCAAAAAATGTGAGCCTTGAATTTGATTTTGAAAAGATTCCAATGATTGAAGAATCAATTGAATTAGCTTCAATGGGAATAATTCCAGGTGGAACATATAGAAATAGATCCTATGTTTCACCTAATGTTGAACTTAAAAAAGATTTTGATAAAGAGATTTTCTTTTATGATGCTCAAACTTCAGGTGGTCTTTTAATAAGTGTATCTCAAGAGGATGCACCAAAACTATTAGATAGACTTAAAAGTGAAGGGTATGAATATAGTTCAATAATAGCAACTGTAAAACAAAAAGAGCAAAAGAGTTTAATACTCAAATAGTATAAGCTGTACTTATTTTAACCTTAAATTTAAGAATTATATTTTATTATGTATTATTAAATTTGAGGGGAGAATAAGACAATGTTAGACACAGAAGAAGCATACTATAAATTATTAGAAGTTTATGGTGAAAATGTAATTGCATCAAAGACTGACTTAAAGGGAAACATTGTTTATGTGTCCGATGCCTTTTGTAAAATAAGTGGATATTCTAGAAAAGAGTTAATGGGACAACCACATAATATAGTAAGACATCCAGATACTCCAAGTTCAGTATTTAAAGAGCTTTGGGATGCTATAAAAAATTCTAAAACCTTTAAAACCCAAATTAAAAATAGAAAAAAAGATGGGTCTTTTTATTGGGTTGATATGACTGTATCTCCAATATTAGATGAGTTTAATAATATTGTTGGATATACTGCAATAAGACATGATATTACTACCCAAAAAGAGCTTGAAGAGCTTAATTTTGAACATCAAAAGCTAATTGAATCATTTAGTAAAAATGTAATTGCATCAAAAACTGATTTAAAAGGAAACATAACTTATGTTAGTGATGCTTTTTGTGAAATAAGTGGTTATTCAAAAAATGAACTTCTTGGTAAAGCACATAATATTATTAGACATCCTGATATGAGTAAAACTTTTTATAAGAATATGTGGGAAATTATAAAAAAAGGTAAAGAGTTTAAGGGTGAAATAAAAAATAAAAAGAAAAATGGTGAAGCTTATTGGGTAGATGTTACAATCTCATGTGACTATGACAAAGATAAAAAACATATTGGATTTACATCAATTAGAAAAGAGATTACAAAACAAAAAGCTCTTGAAGAAAAATTAAAAGAAATTACACTAAATAAAAAAGAAGGCTAGTATAAACTAGCCTTTTATTCAACTATACTCTTCAGTCATCTTATTATAGAATTCAACATAATTTGTATCATTGTTGTCCCTTGCTTTCATAGCAGCTCTTGGGTGTTCATTTAAATGACCACTAATAATATAAGGAACACTACATCCCCAATCTAATTCTTTTTCTAA
This genomic interval from Arcobacter arenosus contains the following:
- a CDS encoding PAS domain-containing protein: MLDTEEAYYKLLEVYGENVIASKTDLKGNIVYVSDAFCKISGYSRKELMGQPHNIVRHPDTPSSVFKELWDAIKNSKTFKTQIKNRKKDGSFYWVDMTVSPILDEFNNIVGYTAIRHDITTQKELEELNFEHQKLIESFSKNVIASKTDLKGNITYVSDAFCEISGYSKNELLGKAHNIIRHPDMSKTFYKNMWEIIKKGKEFKGEIKNKKKNGEAYWVDVTISCDYDKDKKHIGFTSIRKEITKQKALEEKLKEITLNKKEG